GCTCGTATCGGTCGCGGCCGCCGGTGCGCTGTTCGCCACCTCGCTCCACGCGGCCGTCGCGGCATCACCGGAGTACCTCCAGCGCTGGGGGTTCACCGTGGCGGTTACCGCCGCGATCGGCGCTGTCGCCCTACTCGACGTTGGGGCACGTCGTCGCCCCGGCGGGACACTGACGAAACCGACACCGGTCGCGCCGCCGCGGGCCTCGCCCGCCGTGACACCTGTCAGGGACCTCGAACGTCGACGGCGGGAGTCGATCTTCCCCTTCGAGACGCAGGTGTGGCGCACCGCTCCGAGTCGCCGCGGCAAGACGCCCACGTTGCGAGAGTGCCTCGAGGCCAACGACCTTTCCGGCTGCGCACCTTCCAACCCACCGTTGGTGGCGGCAAGTTCGTCGTCCCGTCCAGCACCAAAATGGACCTGACCTTCAGAACAGGCACCCACGCTTGCAGCGTCGAAGTCGAACTTGAACTGTAGGGAACCGCGAACATGAGCGAACTGATGACGCAACTATCGGTCCTCGACCGCGTTGCCGGAGTCCATTGGCGAAGACCCACCCGAATAGGGGCGCTCCGCCATCGACTCGGGCCGGGTAGCGGTGAGGGAAAGGAAATACGATGACCGGAGACACGGCAAAGGTGAATCGGATGGTGACCTTCGCGCTTCGCTGGTTCCCGCATGGCGGCGGCCCGGCGGAGGAGATTATCGCTGTTTTCGGTATGGATACCGGCGAGTTCTTCCGCTGTCTGCACGCGCAGCTGCACCCGAACCCCCCGACTCCGCTTCGGCCGACGATCGTGGAGAAGATGAAGGCAGTGGCACGGCGGCGTCTGTGGCTCGCGGGTTGAGATCCACGGCTCGCGGAACGCTTGGACGCGCTCCGGTTGCATACCGGCAGCTGGCGCTAGTGGGAACGCTGTGCGTGGGGCAGGCACGGCTCCGGGAGTTTTCCACAGGACTGCCGCAGATCATCTGTGGGAATGCAGGCGCGCCGCTTGCCGGTCGACAATAGAGCGTGCCGTGTCCTCGAACCCGTCGGTGATGATCTGCGGGGCCTGCTGGCGAAGAAGGCCGTACAGCGGGACCGCCGCAAACCGTGGGCGACGACGTCACTGCCTCCGGGAGCGCGTGTGGTCACCGAATACGGCTGAACGGGCCGGACGGCTCCCCCAGCTGGAACGACTCGGCTTCGGACTCGTCGGCTACGGCTACACCACCTGCACCGAAAACTCCGGCCCGCTGGCCGGGCAACGCGAGTGTGAGCAGTTTCCCACCGGATGAGCGGCGGGGCGATCATGGCGACGAGGAAAGCCGTGTCACTCACTCCGTCGTGGTCATTGGTCTGTTGCCGCTGCTGACAGCGGTGTGATGAGGAACGCGAGCCGGAATTTTCCGATTTTGATCTCGTCACCGTCGGCGAGCAGTGCGGTGTCGACCGGTGTCCCGTTGCGGTAGGTGCCGTTGAGGCTGCCGACATCGGTCACCCGAAATGTGTCGTTGTCGCGCCGGATCTGGGCGTGGCGACGGCCGACGGTCGTGTCGTCGAGGTAGATGTCGCTGTCGATGTGGCGACCGATCGTGGTGACCGTCTGATCGAGCAGGAACCAGTCACCGCGGTTGGGCCCCCGGGTGACCACGAGCAGTGCCGAACCGGACGGCAGTGCCTCGACCTCGGCACGGTCCCAAGGCGGGTCGCTGGGGGCCGGATGCCGTCGACGGCGGGCGGTGGGGAGGTTCACCCCGGCACACGTCTTCGCCGACAGTGGGCCATTGAGTGACAATTCGGTCACCAGTGCGGCTTTCGCTCGATACTCGCGGAGCAGACGGTGAGCGTCGTCTCGGTCGATTTTGGTGTCGGTGATGTCGAATGGTGCGGTCACGACGAGGTCCTCTCTCTGCGCGAGGAGAGCAAGCTAGCACTACCTCATACAACAACTATTATTTACTATTAGATTAGTGCAAACTCATTGACCGACGGTAGGTGCAATGCATGTGACGCGCATCACTAGCACCGTGTGACCTCGAAGGATCCGACGCTCGACCCCGCGCTGAGTTCCCTCGCCGATACGGATGGTTTCTACTAATAGTCTCGGCTAAAGTAGGCACTATGAGCGAGCAGACGTTGATCGACCCCACGCTGCCGACCGCGCTCGGCGAGACCCGGAACCGGGTGCTGGACCTGTTGTGCGCCGCGGCGGAACCGATGGGCGTACAGGACATCGCCGACCGGGTCGACCTGCATCCGAATACGGCCCGGTTTCATCTGGACGGATTGGTCGACGCGGGCCTGGCCGAGCGTCGCGCCGAGGACAGCCGCCGGCCGGGTCGGCCCCGGATGGTCTATGCCGCTACCCCCTCGGATGCGTCCACCGGACAGCGCAGCTATCGGTTGCTGGCGGAGATGCTGACCGGTCTGATCGCCGACACTCTGCCGGAGCCCGGCCGGGCTGCCGAGACGGCCGGGGAGGCGTGGGGTCGCTACCTGGCGGAGCGGCCGGCCCCGTCGCAGCGGGTGGACGCCGCCGACGGGGTCCGCCGGTTGTCGACGGTGCTGGCCGAGTCCGGCTTCGCCCCGGGCGTGGTGGAGAACCTCGATCGACCAGTGATCCCGTTGCGACACTGCCCGTTCCGGGAGGTAGCCGAGCGGCACCGGGACGTGGTGTGTTCGCTGCACCTGGGCTTGATCCGCGGGGCGCTGGCCGAGGTGCGGGCACCGCTCGCGGCCGATCGACTCGAACCGTTCGTCGAGCCGTCGCTCTGCCTGGCGCACCTGATCCCCACCCCCGAATGAGAGTTACCTCCACCTCGTGTGATTAGCGAGTGGTTGTTTCCCGGACAACCTCCCGGACAACCGATCACGCCGTAACCAGATATCGGTCATTGTGGCAGCCACCGAGAACGTCGCTTGACGGATTCAAGAAGACATGATGCCCTGAGGGGTATGCGGCACAACACATCACGCGATGTGGAATTGCGGTTGCGGGAAGTCGACCTTCGGCTCACCAGCCCGCGACGGGGCTGTGCTCGAGGTTCTCGATGATCACCCACACCTCACTGCGAGAGACATCGCCCATCTGGTCCGCGAGCAGATCGAAACAGGTGTCTCAAGCAAGCGATACCGAGGTCGTCTTCTGAGGGCTGTGTCCGCAACGTCGAAAGAAAGAAGGGCATGATGGTTGAGAACAACTACACCACCGATGATGCGGGAATTCCGGTACCGAGCGACGAGCGTTCGCTCACCGTCGGCGCGGACGGTCCGATCTTGCTGCACGACGCCTACCTCATCGAAAAGATGGCTGCTTTCAATCGCGAGCGTGTACCCGAGCGGCAGCCTCATGCCAAAGGAGGAGGGGCGTTCGGCACATTCGAGGTGACGGGCGATGTCAGTGCGTTTACCTTGGCGGACCTGTTCCAGCCTGGCAAGAAGACGGAGATGCTCGCACGGTTCTCCACAGTCGCCGGCGAACGTGGCAGTCCGGATACCTGGCGCGACCCGCGCGGTTTTGCCCTCAAATTCTATACCGAACAAGGCAATTTCGACATGGTCGGCAACAACACTCCGGTCTTCTTCATGCGGGACCCGATGAAATTCCAGGATTTCATCCGTTCGCAGAAGCGGCGTGCCGACAACAATCTGCGCGATCATGATATGCAGTGGGATTTTTGGACGCTGTCTCCGGAGTCCGCGCATCAGGTGACGTGGTTGATGGGTGACCGCGGAATTCCGCGCACCTGGCGGCACATGAACGGCTATTCCAGCCATACGTACATGTGGATGAACGCCGCGGGCGAGAAGTTCTGGGTGAAGTACCACTTCATCACCGATCAGGGAATCGAGTTCTTCACGCAGGACGAGGGCGATCAGATGGCCTCGATCGACACCGACTACCACCTTCGTGACTTGTGGGAGCACATCGAACAAGGTGATTATCCCAGCTGGACACTCAAGATGCAGATCATGCCGTTCGAGGATGCAAAGACGTACCGGTTCAACCCGTTCGACCTCACCAAGGTCTGGCCGCATGCGGACTATCCACTCGTCGAAGTCGGCAAGATGACGCTGAACCGCAATCCGAGCAACTACCACACCGAGATCGAGCAGGGGGCATTCGAGCCCAGCAACGCCGTGCCCGGAACCGGGCCGAGTCCGGACAAGATGCTGCTCGGCCGGTGGTTCTCGTATCCCGATTCGCATCGGCACCGCATCGGCGCCAACTACAAGGAGCTGCCGGTCAACCGGCCACACGCGACCACCGTGCGGTCGTATTCGAAGGATGGCCACATGCGCCACGAGAATCCCGGAGACCCGGTGTATGTACCCAACTCCAAGGGCGGCCCGCATGCGGATCCAGCGGTGGCGGGCGAACCCATCGGCTGGTACAGCGACGGGGACATGGTGCGGCAGGCCTACACACTTCGCCAGGACGACGACGATTGGGGTCAGGCGGGCACGATGGTACGCGACGTTCTCGACGATGCGGCCCGCGGACGCTTGGTCGACAACATCGTCGGGCACCTACTCAACGGCGTGAGCGAACCTGTCCTGGCGAGAGTGTTCGAGTATTGGCGCAATGTGGACAAAGGCCTCGGCGACAAAGTCGCGCAGGGGGTGCGCGCCAAAAAGGATGAACTCGATCCCAAGGCCGCGGGACAAGACAACCCGTCGCGTCGATCCGCTCAAGAGAAGGCCTGAGGACTTCGTCAGATCGTGATCACCTACACCGAGACCCCTCACTCCGTCTGCACCGGGTCGATGCGCTTCTCGGGTGGTTCCACTGGTAGCTGATCCGCCAACCACACATGAATACGCCTGTCGCTCAGTATGGATTAAACGACAGGCATATTCGGATCTATCGCCACCCTCGGCCGACTGCTTAGGCGGGCCGCCCCCTCATGAAGAATCGCGCGAGAAGGACTGGTATTGAATCGAGCGTGGTTGCACACTGGATAGATCGGCCTACGAGCGAACGAGAAGAGCATGCCCGTGTTCGTCGTTGAATACACCTACAGCCCCGAAACATCCTCCGGTCGTGATGATCACCGAACCGACCACCATGCGTGGCTCGCCGAATTGGTCCGCCGCAAAGTGGTCCTGTCATCGGGTCCCCTCGCCGACCATACCGGCGCCCAGTTCATCGTCGACGCCGCCGACGAAGACACCGTCACACGTCTGTTCACACACGATCCATTTGCTCAAGCAAACCTCGTAGCAAAGGTTCTCATCGGCACATGGAACCCCGTGGGTGAAATCCGCGCCTAGATGCTGATCCACGCCAGTGTCAGGATCGGGCATCGTCAGCGGAATTGACCGAACCGTGCACGGTATCTCTTGAAGGCTCGATGACCTCTGGTACTCGACGGTTCTCGTCGAACGGTCATAACCTCGACGCCGGGGATCCGTTGTGCGTAACTCGTCGTCTGAAATAGCCAGACCGCGGCACGGTCGCATTCGATAACAAGGCGCTCGTCTTGCCAGCGTGGCGGATGCACCACCGCCTGTGGTCACCCGCGGAATCGTTGCGCGATCAGCTCCCGCGGTAGCTGCTCGGGGCCCGGGTAGGCGACGATGACCCGGATGCCGTCCGGGTCGCAACCATCCACGAAGGTCACCCCACCGACCGTCTGCGTGTATGTGGCCGCGTCATATGTGCGTAGTCGCTCGGTGATCCGCGCCAACTCGTCCTCGGTGTCGGCGGCCCACATGACGTAGTGGACGCCGATAACGCTTACCCCGCGACGGGTCGATGCCCCCTTCTTCGCGTACATGTAGATCTGAAAGTTGTCCGGCGTCAGAAGGAGTGCTGCATCGGGCTCGCGCACAGCGACACGGCAGGCGAATACGTCGCAGTAGTACTTCACCGACCGATCCAACTCGGCCACTTGCATCACCGACGAGGCAACCTTGGCAGCGCACATTTTCATCTCCTACGCCCGGGCGGTCCATGATCTTCAACCGCTCACGGCGCGGGGTGGACCCGTCGCTCAGATCGGAACGCACGCATCCAATATTGTCCTCCGACACCATCGCGCCGCGCAATGCGGCAAGCGAATCGGGCCGATGACTAATCGTCCCACACTGTCCTGCAGATCGCCCCACTCCGTCTGCACCGTTGAGCCACCGGATCGGTCGTGGAGGTGGGGACATTCGGCCCTGGCAATTTGATGCGGACGGGCTATGGTGGCAGGCAAGGTCCGCGCTGCTGCTGCGGTGTCTGTGCTACGGCTGGCAACGCTGAAACAGGAGGACAGCTGTATGCCCGAGTCGCTGTATCAGCCCACCACGCCGGAGATTTCGGAGCGCCGCAAAACGCTCGCACCCGGGATTCACGAAGCCTTCGAGAATTTCAGTCGCTCCGTCTTCGCCGACGGTGCGCTGCCGGAGAAGACGAAACAGCTGATCGCGGTCGCGGTCGCCCATGTGACGCAGTGCCCCTACTGCATCACCGGGCACACCAAGCTCGCCCGCCGCACGGGCGCCGAACCGGAGGAAATCATGGAAGCCATCTGGGTCGCGGCGGAAATGCGGGCCGGTGGTGCGTTCGCACACTCCACGCTGGCCCTGAACGCGATGAACCATAGTGGCCACACCACTACCGGGGAGCCCGAACCGTGAGCGGCAACAGTTTCGGTGCGCGCTCCACACTGACGGTCGCAGACCAGACGTACGGTATCTACCGGCTGGATGCGATCGAGACCGACGTCCAGCTTCCCTACAGTATGAAGGTGCTGTTGGAGAATTTGCTCCGCAACGAGGACGGCCGCCTGGTCACCCCCGGTCAGGTCTCGGCCCTGGCCTCCTGGTCACCGCGCAATCCCGGCCACACCGAGATCCAATACACGCCCGCCCGGGTGCTGATGCAGGACTTCACCGGCGTGCCGTGTGTGGTCGACCTGGTGGCGATGCGGGACGCGATGACGGCGCTGGGCGGCGACCCGCGAAAGATCAACCCGCTCATTCCCACCGAATTGGTCATCGATCACTCGGTGATCGCGGACGTCTTCGGTCGGCCCGACGCCTACCGGGTCAACGCCGACCTCGAGTTCTCCCGCAACAAGGAGCGCTATCAACTGTTGCGGTGGGCGCAGCATGCCTTCGACGATTTTCTGGTCGTGCCACCCGATACCGGCATCTGCCATCAGGTCAACCTCGAATACCTGGCCCGCGTGGTGTTCACACGGGACACACCGGACGGCCCCCTCGCCTACCCGGACACTCTCGTGGGCACCGACTCGCACACCCCGATGATCAACGGCCTCGGCGTGCTCGGTTGGGGAGTCGGCGGAATCGAGGCGGAGGCGGCCATGCTCGGCCAGCCGATGAGCATGCTCCTGCCGCAGGTCCTCGGGCTCAAACTCACCGGCGCCCTACCCGAGGGCACCACCGCCACCGACCTCGTCCTCACCATCGCCGAGTTGCTCCGCAAGACCGGTGTCGTCGGCAAATTCGTGGAGTTCTACGGCCCTGGCGTCGCCAACGTCCCGTTGGCCAACCGGGCGACCCTGGGAAACATGAGCCCCGAATACGGTTCGACCTGCGCCATCTTCCCCATCGACGACGAGACCCTCCACTATCTGCGTCTGACCGGGCGACCCGAGCAGCAGATCCGACTCGTCGAGGCCTATGCCAAAGAACAAGGAATGTGGCACGACCCCGATCAGGAACCGGCCTACAGCCACACCGTCGAGCTCGACCTCGCCACCGTCGAGCCCTCCATCGCGGGCCCGAAACGACCCCAGGACCGCATCCCGCTGGCCAGCGCGTCGCACGCCGTCGGGTCCTTGCTGGCTGGCCAACCACTGCCGACTGCGCTGGAAGCCGGCCTCGACGAGGCATCCGACGAGTCATTCCCCGCCAGCGATCCGATCGCGATCGACCACGACCGCGCCTCGGACGGACCGGCGGCACCGTGCCGGTGCGGGAAGAGCCATGAATGGCCCTCCGACCCGGTGGAGGTGGTCCTCGACGGCGAGGTGCACAGTGTCGATCACGGGCACGTGGTCATCGCCGCCATCACCTCGTGCACCAACACCTCGAACCCGTCGGTGATGATCGGCGCGGGCCTGCTGGCGAAGAAGGCCGTGCAGGCGGGCCTGACCCGCAAACCGTGGGTGAAGACGTCGCTGGCCCCGGGATCGCGTGTGGTCACCGACTACTACGAACGGGCCGGTCTGACCCCCTATCTGGAACGGCTCGGCTTCGGACTCGTTGGCTACGGCTGTACCACCTGCATCGGTAATTCCGGTCCGCTGATCCCCCAGGTCAGCGACGCGGTCACCGGACACGATCTGACCGCCTGCGCGGTGCTGTCCGGGAACCGCAACTTCGAGGGCCGCATCCACGCCGAGTGCAAGATGAACTTCCTCACCTCCCCGCCGCTGGTCATCACCTACGCACTCGCCGGGACCATGCTCGCCGATGTGCGCCGCGACCCGATCGGGACAGGGTCGGACGGGCAGCCGGTGTACTTGCGCGACATCTGGCCGAGCACCGAGGAGGTCAAGGCAGTCATCGACGAATGCCTGCAGTCGCAGATGTTCACCGACGGCTACTCGAATGTCTTCGCCGGCGACGACAACTGGCGCGGCCTCGATGTCGCCTCCGGCGAGATCTTCGAATGGCACGAGGACTCCACCTATGTGCGGCGGCCACCGTACTTCGACGGCATACAGCCCGAACCGCAACCGATCTCCGACATCACCGGCGCCCGGGTGTTGGTCATGTTGGGGGATTCGGTGACCACCGACCACATCTCACCCGCGGGCACGATCCGCCGCGACAGCCCGGCCGGTATCTACCTGCGCGAGCATGGTGTCGAACCGCCCGACTTCAATTCCTACGGATCCCGTCGCGGCAACCACGAGGTGATGATCCGCGGCACCTTCGCCAACATCCGCCTGCGGAATCTGCTGGCTCCGGGCACGGAGGGCGGCGTCACCCGCCACCTCCCCCGCGGGGAGGTGATGAGCATCTTCGACGCCTCGAACGCCTACGCCGCCGAGGGCACTGCGCTGATCATCCTCGCCGGCGCCGAATACGGATCTGGGTCCTCGCGCGACTGGGCGGCCAAGGGAACACTGCTCCTCGGGGTCAAAGCGGTCCTCGCGACGTCGTTCGAACGCATCCACCGCTCCAACCTGATCGGCATGGGGGTGCTGCCCCTGCAGTTCCCGCCCGGTCGCACCCGCGAAAGCCTCGGGTTGACCGGTGAAGAGGAATACTCGATCACCGGACTCGAAGGCGGCGACCCGCGCGCGGACTTCCCTACCGAGGTCACCGTCCGAGCCGACCACCATGGTCAAGTACAGGAATTTCCGGCCACGGTGCGGATCGATACCCCCGCGGAGGCGGGATACTTCCGGCACGGCGGGATACTGCAATATGTGCTGCGACAGCTCCTCGTGACCTGAGCGGCTCGCCATAGAGCACCCATGCGGAAACAGCGTCTCTCGCACAGCCCCCGCACCTCCGCCGCCGTCACCCGGCGTGGAGTGAACCGTGCCAGGCCGCCCACGTGCATCGGATGCTCGCGGGACTCACCCCACAGCAACAGTGAGTCGGTCGTGGAAGCAACAGGGTGACACCCTTTCGTTCCCCGACCAGGGCCGGAGACCCCTGTTCAAGGTCTGGCGGTGCAGAACTCGTGCGGCTACCGCACGACTGCCTTGCGGTTGAACAGCAACGCGCGTTTGACTTCGGTGATCGCTTGCGTCACCTTGATTCCGCGCGGACAAGCGTCGGTGCAATTGAACCGCCAGATCAAACCGTTCCTGATGACATCGGGTCAGGAGCCCACCCGCGAGCGGATCCAGTCCCAGGCCGATCGTGCCCGGTACGACGACACCACCGAGTGCATCCTGTGCGCGTGCTGTACCGAGTCGTGCCCGGTGTATTGGGCGGATGGTAGCTATTTCGGGCCGGCCGCCATCGTCAACGCCCATCGCTTCATTTTCGACAGCCGCGACGAAGGCGCCGGGGAGCGGATGGACATTCTGGGGCGGCGTCGACGGCGTCTGGCGTTGCCGCACCGTACGCCGAGAAGAACGGCTCCATGTCGACGACGAGATCCTTCTCGACCGGGAGTCCCTTGAGGGGTGCGATCGTGACGGTGGTGTTCTTACCGTCTTTGTTCAGCATGTCGCGCATGAGCACCTTGCACGCGAGCCGGTTGACTCCGTTGATGACCATTGCATCCGATCCGCACACGCCGTGCGCGCACGAGCGGCGGAAGGTCAGGGTCCCGTCGAGATACCCCTTGACGTAGGTGAGCAGGTTGAGCAACCGATCGGTGGGCAGGCACGGAACCTCGAAGCTGACCCATCCGGCCTTGCCCGGGTCCTCGGGGTTGAAACGGCGAATCTTCAACGTGACCATCACGGCGCCTTCGGGGACTGGCGGTAGCGCGACGAAACCCGGGCCCTCGTTGTTCATGGTGACAGACATGGTTATCGACTCCAACCTCGTCAATTACGTTTTCGGGGAGCTCGTCTCGGATTGTCCACAGGTTAGCTCAGTGGTCGGTTGTCGGATCGGAAAACCGGTCCGGACCCTCTCTCGCGCCGGGGGCCGCGTGATGTGCGGACGCGACACCCCTCCTAACGAGGGCCACGAGCACCGACAGTCCGTGCACGAGCATCCCGAGGGACATCGTGGCGTGGCCGGCGAAGGCGCCTGCCGGCACCACGACACGGTTGCGGGCGCGACACCGATGTTCTGCCGCATCACGGCCACGGTGCGCTCGCCAGGTGGATCGACTCGGGCAGCTTCAGCAGGTTCTCACCCATCAGTGCGGTGTCCGCGGTCTTCACCCCCCACCGCCACCGCCACAGTGCACCGCGGGTTTGTCATTCGTTGTGGGCACCGTCATTTCGTGTCATGATCGATCTATGGGCCCGATCGAATTGGTGCGAGCCTATGACGCTCGCGGCACCAAGAAGACATCGCCAACCTTCTTGGTAGATCGACTGTGGCCACGGGGCATCGCGAAAGCGGACCTCGACTGCGACGCCTGGATCAAGGAGGTGGCACCCAGCACGCAGCTGCGGACCTGGTTCGGCCACCAGGCGGATCGCTTTCCGGAGTTCCGCACCCGCTACCTTCAGGAACTCGACACCAATCGCGCTGCCGCCCAACCGATCGTCGAGGCGGCGCGTAACGGGACTGTGGTGCTGCTGTATTCGGCGAAGGACCTCGAGCACAACCAAGCCGTGGTCTTGCGCGAGTGGATCTCGAATCAGTTCTGACATCACCGTAGGACGGCCTGAATACTCATCGCATCCATGAACCCTCGGCCTTGCACCTCGAGCCGTGCCGGTCGGCCGCGGTCAGAACGGGGCCGTGGTCCGCGGGGCGGTGGTGGGTCGGTCGCAGGTCAGTGCGGGCAGTCAGACCCCAAGGCCCGCAGGGCGACATCCTGGAAACCCGGAAGACACCGGGTGACGGTCCTGCCCCCTACCCGTAAGTCCCGCCGCAACAGAGGTCACCGTGGTGTCGGGGTGAACCACCGCTCCCGACACCGCCTGCTGCCCAGGACCCCCGAACGGAACCGGCGATCACCGCTCTGGAACTTGCAGGGTCTATTGGCCCTATCCGAATCGTGATTGCTCGAGGGCGAATCCGCGGGCGTCGACGGATCTGTGTTGTGTGTGCCGGGTCGACGGTTCGTTGTTTACGTTGGCAGGCGTGGTTGTGGTTGTAGGTTCGGCTGTTCGCGTCGGAACATGGGCGGTGTGCGGTGTCGCTCGTTCCAGAAAGCGGAGCAACTCGACCGGGAACGGCAGCACGAGGGTCGAGTTCTTCTCGGCCGCGACTTCCACGACGGTTTGCAGGAGCCGCAGTTGCAGGGCGGCGGGATGTTCGGTCATGGTCTCGGCGGCCTGGGCCAGTTTCGCCGAGGCTTGCAGTTCGCCGTCGGCGGTGATGATGCGGGCCCGCCGTTCACGTTCGGCCTCGGCCTGGCGCGACATCGACCGCTTCATCGAATCGGGGAGGACCACATCCTTGATCTCCACCCGGTCGATCTGCACACCCCACCCCAGCGCGGGGCTGTCGATCATCAGCTCCAAGCCCTGGTTGAGGCCCTCCCGGTTGGACAGCAGGTCGTCGAGTTCGCTCTTGCCGATGATCGACCGCAGCGACGTCTGTGCGACCTGACCGATCGCGGAGACGTAGTCCTGCACGTCCACTGCCACTCGCACCGGATCGGCGACGTTGAAATAGACGACCGCATCCACCCGGACGGTCACGTTGTCGCGGGTGATGCCGTCCTGGGCGGGCACCGGCATCGTGATGATCTGCATGTTCACCTTCTCGAGCCGGTCGGCGATCGGGATCAGCAACATCAGGCCCGGTGCGCGGACGGCGGGCTGGACGCGTCCGAACCGAAACACGACGCCGCGTTCGAACTGTTTGACGACGCGAATGCTCGAGCTCAGGCCGAGCAGGCCGAGTCCGACCAAGACGGCCACCGCATAGAGAATCATGGTGTTCTCCCATCCGCCCGTGGCCTCTACCGATACCCGGTCACCACGGGCTTGCTGCCAATCGATGAATTAACCTCGCGTCCCCGCGTTGACGGCTCCTCGGAGCAGCGCCTCGATTCGTAGAGGCGCCCAAACCTGCGCGAGGCGTTGGATTTCCGAGTTCGCCACTCAGTTCGGTGCCGGCACCTCGCGGGGCGGCCACGGTATGAGCACAGCACCGGACGCGGTCGACGGATCGAGGATCCGGACGGTGTCGGTATCGACCGGAATCGCGCTCGCGGAATGGGAACTGCCGACGGCCAGACGGTTGCGTGCAGGCACCGCCCGTGTTGTACGTGGCGTCGGTGAACTCTTCCGGACGGTGATCTCGGCGTCGTTGAAAACGC
The sequence above is drawn from the Rhodococcus jostii RHA1 genome and encodes:
- a CDS encoding FHA domain-containing protein produces the protein MTAPFDITDTKIDRDDAHRLLREYRAKAALVTELSLNGPLSAKTCAGVNLPTARRRRHPAPSDPPWDRAEVEALPSGSALLVVTRGPNRGDWFLLDQTVTTIGRHIDSDIYLDDTTVGRRHAQIRRDNDTFRVTDVGSLNGTYRNGTPVDTALLADGDEIKIGKFRLAFLITPLSAAATDQ
- a CDS encoding helix-turn-helix transcriptional regulator, yielding MSEQTLIDPTLPTALGETRNRVLDLLCAAAEPMGVQDIADRVDLHPNTARFHLDGLVDAGLAERRAEDSRRPGRPRMVYAATPSDASTGQRSYRLLAEMLTGLIADTLPEPGRAAETAGEAWGRYLAERPAPSQRVDAADGVRRLSTVLAESGFAPGVVENLDRPVIPLRHCPFREVAERHRDVVCSLHLGLIRGALAEVRAPLAADRLEPFVEPSLCLAHLIPTPE
- a CDS encoding catalase, which codes for MVENNYTTDDAGIPVPSDERSLTVGADGPILLHDAYLIEKMAAFNRERVPERQPHAKGGGAFGTFEVTGDVSAFTLADLFQPGKKTEMLARFSTVAGERGSPDTWRDPRGFALKFYTEQGNFDMVGNNTPVFFMRDPMKFQDFIRSQKRRADNNLRDHDMQWDFWTLSPESAHQVTWLMGDRGIPRTWRHMNGYSSHTYMWMNAAGEKFWVKYHFITDQGIEFFTQDEGDQMASIDTDYHLRDLWEHIEQGDYPSWTLKMQIMPFEDAKTYRFNPFDLTKVWPHADYPLVEVGKMTLNRNPSNYHTEIEQGAFEPSNAVPGTGPSPDKMLLGRWFSYPDSHRHRIGANYKELPVNRPHATTVRSYSKDGHMRHENPGDPVYVPNSKGGPHADPAVAGEPIGWYSDGDMVRQAYTLRQDDDDWGQAGTMVRDVLDDAARGRLVDNIVGHLLNGVSEPVLARVFEYWRNVDKGLGDKVAQGVRAKKDELDPKAAGQDNPSRRSAQEKA
- a CDS encoding YciI family protein; its protein translation is MPVFVVEYTYSPETSSGRDDHRTDHHAWLAELVRRKVVLSSGPLADHTGAQFIVDAADEDTVTRLFTHDPFAQANLVAKVLIGTWNPVGEIRA
- a CDS encoding VOC family protein is translated as MCAAKVASSVMQVAELDRSVKYYCDVFACRVAVREPDAALLLTPDNFQIYMYAKKGASTRRGVSVIGVHYVMWAADTEDELARITERLRTYDAATYTQTVGGVTFVDGCDPDGIRVIVAYPGPEQLPRELIAQRFRG
- a CDS encoding carboxymuconolactone decarboxylase family protein; the encoded protein is MPESLYQPTTPEISERRKTLAPGIHEAFENFSRSVFADGALPEKTKQLIAVAVAHVTQCPYCITGHTKLARRTGAEPEEIMEAIWVAAEMRAGGAFAHSTLALNAMNHSGHTTTGEPEP
- a CDS encoding aconitate hydratase; its protein translation is MSGNSFGARSTLTVADQTYGIYRLDAIETDVQLPYSMKVLLENLLRNEDGRLVTPGQVSALASWSPRNPGHTEIQYTPARVLMQDFTGVPCVVDLVAMRDAMTALGGDPRKINPLIPTELVIDHSVIADVFGRPDAYRVNADLEFSRNKERYQLLRWAQHAFDDFLVVPPDTGICHQVNLEYLARVVFTRDTPDGPLAYPDTLVGTDSHTPMINGLGVLGWGVGGIEAEAAMLGQPMSMLLPQVLGLKLTGALPEGTTATDLVLTIAELLRKTGVVGKFVEFYGPGVANVPLANRATLGNMSPEYGSTCAIFPIDDETLHYLRLTGRPEQQIRLVEAYAKEQGMWHDPDQEPAYSHTVELDLATVEPSIAGPKRPQDRIPLASASHAVGSLLAGQPLPTALEAGLDEASDESFPASDPIAIDHDRASDGPAAPCRCGKSHEWPSDPVEVVLDGEVHSVDHGHVVIAAITSCTNTSNPSVMIGAGLLAKKAVQAGLTRKPWVKTSLAPGSRVVTDYYERAGLTPYLERLGFGLVGYGCTTCIGNSGPLIPQVSDAVTGHDLTACAVLSGNRNFEGRIHAECKMNFLTSPPLVITYALAGTMLADVRRDPIGTGSDGQPVYLRDIWPSTEEVKAVIDECLQSQMFTDGYSNVFAGDDNWRGLDVASGEIFEWHEDSTYVRRPPYFDGIQPEPQPISDITGARVLVMLGDSVTTDHISPAGTIRRDSPAGIYLREHGVEPPDFNSYGSRRGNHEVMIRGTFANIRLRNLLAPGTEGGVTRHLPRGEVMSIFDASNAYAAEGTALIILAGAEYGSGSSRDWAAKGTLLLGVKAVLATSFERIHRSNLIGMGVLPLQFPPGRTRESLGLTGEEEYSITGLEGGDPRADFPTEVTVRADHHGQVQEFPATVRIDTPAEAGYFRHGGILQYVLRQLLVT
- a CDS encoding DUF488 domain-containing protein, which gives rise to MGPIELVRAYDARGTKKTSPTFLVDRLWPRGIAKADLDCDAWIKEVAPSTQLRTWFGHQADRFPEFRTRYLQELDTNRAAAQPIVEAARNGTVVLLYSAKDLEHNQAVVLREWISNQF
- a CDS encoding SPFH domain-containing protein, producing the protein MILYAVAVLVGLGLLGLSSSIRVVKQFERGVVFRFGRVQPAVRAPGLMLLIPIADRLEKVNMQIITMPVPAQDGITRDNVTVRVDAVVYFNVADPVRVAVDVQDYVSAIGQVAQTSLRSIIGKSELDDLLSNREGLNQGLELMIDSPALGWGVQIDRVEIKDVVLPDSMKRSMSRQAEAERERRARIITADGELQASAKLAQAAETMTEHPAALQLRLLQTVVEVAAEKNSTLVLPFPVELLRFLERATPHTAHVPTRTAEPTTTTTPANVNNEPSTRHTQHRSVDARGFALEQSRFG